The following proteins come from a genomic window of Bacteroidota bacterium:
- a CDS encoding AAA family ATPase, translating into MNFKDDVEAVNALRDKYKELTAEIGKVIVGQHEVVEDVLICILSKGHCLLVGVPGLAKTLLVNTISRVLGLQYSRIQFTPDLMPSDIIGTEILDESRHFKFLKGPLFANIILADEINRTPPKTQAALLEAMQERAVTTAGKRYELGNPFFVLATQNPIEQEGTYPLPEAQLDRFMFNVWLTYPKFEEEVKVVKATTSDDQAELKIILSAEEISYFQELIRRVPVTENLLQYAVHLASSTRPENAGVPPIVKQYISWGAGPRASQYLILGAKANAVIHGKYSPDMEDVRAVAPAILRHRIVRNYKAEAENVSAENIISELVK; encoded by the coding sequence ATGAATTTCAAAGATGATGTTGAAGCCGTAAACGCGCTTCGCGATAAATACAAAGAACTCACTGCCGAAATCGGAAAAGTGATTGTGGGGCAGCACGAAGTGGTGGAAGATGTTTTGATTTGTATTCTCAGTAAAGGTCATTGCCTGCTCGTGGGAGTTCCGGGCTTGGCAAAAACACTTTTGGTGAATACCATTTCGCGCGTGCTGGGTTTGCAGTACAGCCGCATTCAGTTCACGCCCGATTTAATGCCCTCCGATATTATCGGAACCGAAATCCTCGATGAGAGCCGCCATTTCAAATTTCTGAAAGGTCCTCTCTTCGCCAACATAATTCTTGCCGATGAAATAAACCGCACTCCGCCCAAAACACAGGCGGCACTGCTCGAAGCCATGCAGGAGCGCGCGGTAACCACTGCCGGAAAAAGATATGAATTGGGAAATCCGTTTTTTGTTCTTGCTACGCAAAACCCCATTGAGCAGGAAGGAACGTATCCGCTTCCTGAAGCGCAGTTAGACCGCTTCATGTTCAATGTGTGGCTCACCTATCCGAAGTTTGAAGAAGAAGTGAAAGTGGTGAAGGCAACCACTTCGGATGACCAAGCCGAACTCAAAATTATTTTAAGCGCAGAAGAAATTTCTTACTTCCAGGAATTGATCCGCAGGGTGCCGGTTACAGAAAATCTTTTGCAATACGCAGTGCATCTTGCATCCAGCACGCGCCCTGAAAATGCCGGTGTGCCTCCCATAGTGAAGCAATATATTTCGTGGGGTGCTGGGCCTCGCGCTTCGCAGTATTTAATTCTGGGTGCAAAAGCAAATGCGGTGATTCACGGAAAATATTCGCCTGATATGGAAGATGTGCGCGCAGTGGCTCCCGCTATTTTGCGCCATCGCATTGTGCGCAACTACAAAGCCGAAGCCGAAAATGTTTCGGCTGAAAATATTATCAGCGAACTGGTGAAATGA